A single genomic interval of Aedes aegypti strain LVP_AGWG chromosome 1, AaegL5.0 Primary Assembly, whole genome shotgun sequence harbors:
- the LOC5567614 gene encoding acyl-CoA-binding domain-containing protein 5: MSIEDRFNAAVNVIRGLPKNGPYQPSNDMLLTFYSLFKQATKGKCCERRPAFWDVVSRAKWDAWNRLGEMPKEVAMQKYVDELKKIVETMSYTENVANFMEYSTNDQDSGVSISDLEMVAPEAIQKVRSRPNSPLASRDTSPTRASPASLSPIPTATASVQPMVNGYHHTNGAVVKPTPLTNGYNSYHYQNGAQSDLSDDEYIDTVDDSETESTFRPIESSSVHMSRSRISQGDRDLYHSVNTTASMNGVSAEVTAQLTRAIERLNASVQQVNNRISVVEQSVAGLRNAHQQQQVVQRLTAKTFPPWWPFEDISPRLLALIILWPLVVSRMSAWLQRRK, translated from the exons GTCCGTATCAGCCGAGCAATGATATGCTGCTAACTTTCTACTCGCTTTTCAAGCAAGCGACCAAAGGAAAGTGCTGCGAACGGAGGCCGGCTTTCTGGGATGTTGTCAGCAG AGCCAAATGGGACGCGTGGAATCGGTTGGGCGAAATGCCAAAGGAAGTGGCTATGCAGAAGTATGTCGATGAGTTGAAAAAG ATCGTTGAAACCATGTCCTACACGGAGAACGTGGCTAATTTCATGGAGTACAGTACCAACGACCAGGACAGTGGCGTCAGTATCAGCGACCTGGAGATGGTGGCCCCAGAAGCCATCCAGAAGGTTCGATCCCGTCCAAACTCGCCGCTGGCATCTCGCGACACCAGTCCGACTCGGGCATCGCCTGCCTCTCTGTCCCCGATCCCGACAGCTACTGCTTCCGTACAGCCTATGGTCAATGGATACCATCACACCAACGGTGCCGTAGTGAAACCAACTCCACTCACCAACGGTTACAACAGCTACCACTACCAGAATGGAGCTCAGTCCGATCTGAGCGATGACGAGTACATCGACACTGTGGACGACTCGGAGACTGAATCCACGTTCCGGCCGATCGAAAGCTCTTCTGTCCACATGTCCCGTAGTCGGATTTCGCAGGGCGATCGGGATCTGTACCACAGCGTCAATACTACGGCTTCTATGAACGGAGTCAGCGCGGAGGTAACGGCCCAGTTGACCAGAGCCATCGAACGATTGAACGCAAGTGTACAACAGGTCAACAACCGGATTTCCGTGGTGGAACAATCTGTGGCCGGTCTGCGCAATGCCCACCAGCAGCAACAGGTGGTCCAACGTCTGACGGCAAAAACATTCCCCCCATGGTGGCCGTTTGAGGACATCTCCCCGCGGTTGCTCGCCCTGATCATCCTGTGGCCTCTGGTGGTCAGCCGAATGAGTGCCTGGCTGCAGCGAAGGAAATGA